A genomic window from Elaeis guineensis isolate ETL-2024a chromosome 3, EG11, whole genome shotgun sequence includes:
- the LOC105040161 gene encoding DCC family protein At1g52590, chloroplastic isoform X1, translated as MTVIPLPARSPPVVAAGMGSNRLALRTSTARPAAKAVVDWVKVTDAEFFNNGDSRPIMLFDGVCNLCNGGVRFVRENDRQRYRHGNRRIRFEALQSESGRKLLQRSGRSPDDISSVVLVEKDRSYVKSEAVLKIMEYLDLPFPQLALLLKMMPLLVRDFAYDNVANNRYMIFGRSESESCEI; from the exons ATGACCGTCATCCCTCTCCCGGCCCGATCACCACCGGTGGTAGCAGCGGGGATGGGGTCGAACCGCCTCGCCCTCCGCACAAGCACCGCCCGCCCGGCGGCCAAGGCCGTCGTCGACTGGGTGAAGGTCACCGACGCCGAGTTCTTCAACAACGGCGACAGCAGGCCCATCATGCTCTTCGATG GTGTTTGCAATTTGTGTAATGGAGGTGTCCGGTTCGTAAGGGAGAATGACCGCCAAAG ATACCGTCACGGAAACAG GAGAATAAGGTTTGAAGCACTGCAGAGCGAGTCTGGCAGAAAGCTTCTGCAGAGATCAGGGAGATCACCTGATGACATCTCTAGTGTCGTGCTTGTTGAAAAGGATAG GTCATATGTAAAGTCTGAAGCAGTGTTGAAGATAATGGAGTACCTTGACCTGCCTTTCCCTCAACTAGCACTTTTGTTAAAGATGATGCCTCT GTTGGTGAGGGATTTTGCATATGACAATGTTGCGAACAATCGCTATATGATATTTGGCCGGTCAGAGTCAGAATCATGTGAGATATAA
- the LOC105040161 gene encoding DCC family protein At1g52590, chloroplastic isoform X2 yields the protein MTVIPLPARSPPVVAAGMGSNRLALRTSTARPAAKAVVDWVKVTDAEFFNNGDSRPIMLFDGVCNLCNGGVRFVRENDRQRRIRFEALQSESGRKLLQRSGRSPDDISSVVLVEKDRSYVKSEAVLKIMEYLDLPFPQLALLLKMMPLLVRDFAYDNVANNRYMIFGRSESESCEI from the exons ATGACCGTCATCCCTCTCCCGGCCCGATCACCACCGGTGGTAGCAGCGGGGATGGGGTCGAACCGCCTCGCCCTCCGCACAAGCACCGCCCGCCCGGCGGCCAAGGCCGTCGTCGACTGGGTGAAGGTCACCGACGCCGAGTTCTTCAACAACGGCGACAGCAGGCCCATCATGCTCTTCGATG GTGTTTGCAATTTGTGTAATGGAGGTGTCCGGTTCGTAAGGGAGAATGACCGCCAAAG GAGAATAAGGTTTGAAGCACTGCAGAGCGAGTCTGGCAGAAAGCTTCTGCAGAGATCAGGGAGATCACCTGATGACATCTCTAGTGTCGTGCTTGTTGAAAAGGATAG GTCATATGTAAAGTCTGAAGCAGTGTTGAAGATAATGGAGTACCTTGACCTGCCTTTCCCTCAACTAGCACTTTTGTTAAAGATGATGCCTCT GTTGGTGAGGGATTTTGCATATGACAATGTTGCGAACAATCGCTATATGATATTTGGCCGGTCAGAGTCAGAATCATGTGAGATATAA